The stretch of DNA GTAATGACCTTCCCGTGGTCAAAACGGTTTACGACCCCAGTCCTGTCGGCTTCCACCTGCCTGCCAACAACGCCTTCACACGGTTTACCACTACAGGACTCAATTCCACTAAGGCAGAAGAAATGAACGTGCAGGGTACAAAAGATGCCACCAACTTCAATACTAACTTTGGTTGGAACTTCTTTACCGACGGCAGCAATACCTCTACGATCTTTTTCCCCGCTTCGGGCAGTCGTGCCAACAACGATGGTTCGCTCGGCAGCGTGAGAACTGCCGGTTGGTATTGGTCGGCCGTTCCGAGCAGCATGAGTGACGCTTGCTTCCTGTTCTTCATCTCGAATCCCGTGGTTCCGCTGAATATCGACACTCGGTGTTATGGTTTGACCGTGCGGCCCGTGACGGAATAAGACATCAAAACGGCTTATAACCATCATCTAAAATAGCAGAGGTGACCTCCCGATGTGTGGGAGGTCACCTCTTGCGTATCGGGAGATCACCTCCCATACATCAGGAGAGCATCTCCCGCGCATCAGAAGGTCATCTGCCGCGCATCGTGAGGTTATCTGCCATATATCTAGAGGATATCTGCTATGTATTGGAATAGCATCTGTTATACACAGGTAGACCATCTACCATGCATTAAAATCGTATCTACCACCTATTGGAAACACTGTGCGCAAACAACCCTGTAAGGGTTGGTCCGTTGGTAGAGCAGGGTTGGCGAGTGAAACGAGCCTACCCTGTTTAAGCGGCACCCACCCATAACAACCCCAAAGGGGTTGGTCTGTTTTTATCGAAAATCCCTCTAACTCAAGAGGGCAAAACATCTCCCCGACCCGCCTCACTTAAGGGAATTAAACAGACCAAGACCTACGGCCTTGTTTTCTCTTTTCACGTCGTAGACAGGGTAGGCTCGTTTCACTCGCCAACCCTGCCCTGCCAACAGACCAACCGCTATGCGGTTGTTAACGAAAGAGTACTTGGTGCTCTGCGCGCGAACATCATTTACACCGCAAGAGGTGGTTTCTCGTACATCGTAAAGCACTCTTGTACATCGGGAGGCCATTTGTTATGCATCGGAATCGTATTTCTCATGCATCGTGAAGTCATCTCCCATGCGCTGGGAGGGCACCAGTCGAAGGGAGGGGAGAATACCTATTGGGGGAAAAGGCACGGCGATTATTTTGAAGAACGTGCCCTTTGTCGTACCTTTGCAGTGATCAACACGGATGGAGACATCACTAAAATGACAGATATCGATATGGAAAAAGTAGTAAGCGGAATACGGCCTACGGGCAATCTGCATCTTGGAAATTACTTCGGAGCGGTGAAGAGCTTCGTCAAGATGCAAGACGAGTATGAGAGTCTTTTCTTTATTGCCGACTGGCACTCGCTCACCACCAGTCCCAAACCCGAGGATATTCAACGCAGCGCGCGCGTCATCTTGGCCGAATATCTGGCCTGTGGCATTGACCCCGAGCGGGCCCCGATCTATGTGCAGAGCGATGTGAAGGAGACACTTGAGCTTTATCTCTTTCTGAACATGAACATGTATCTGGGCGAACTCGAGCGTGTGACCACTTTCAAGGAAAAAGCCCGCAAGCAGCCCGACAATGTCAACGCCGGTCTGCTCACCTATCCCACGCTGATGGCGGCCGACATCTTGCAGCATCGTGCCCAAAAAGTGCCGGTGGGCAAAGATCAGGAGCAGAACATGGAGATGGCTCGCCGATGCGCCCGGAGATTCAATCATATCTATGGGGTGGACTTCTTTCCCGAGCCGCAAAACTTCTATTTTAATGCCGAGGCTGTGAAGGTGCCAGGGCTCGACGGTAGCGGAAAGATGGGCAAAAGCGAGGGTAATTGCATCTACCTGCGGGATGACGATAAGACCATCCGCCGGAAGGTGATGCGGGCCGTGACCGACTTGGGGCCGCAAACGCCCAATAGTGAGCGACCCGAGGTGATCGAAAATCTTTTTACCTTTCTGCGAATTTGTTCCACACCCGATGCCTATGCTTATTTCGACGAGAAATGGAACGACTGCTCCCTGCGCTACGGCGACCTCAAGAAGCAAATCGCTGAGGATATCATCAAGACAGTGGCACCCATCCGCGAGCGTATCGAGGCTTTCAGTTCCGATGTCGATTTCCTTGACCGGGTGGCCCGTCAAGGAGCGGAAGTGGCCCGCGAGAGTGCCGCCGCCACACTCAAGGAAGTGCGGCGAATCATCGGATTCAGATGATGGTTAGGAGTTAAGGAGTGAACGGGAGTGAAGCTTTCTGTCAACGACAGAACCTTTAGCGAGACCCGCAGAAGTTTTCTGTCAACGACAGAGGAATCAGCAGGAAATCAACTAAAGAGAGCATGCCAGAATACGTCGGCATGCTCTCTTTTGTTGATGTATCTTGGAAAATTATCGTTTCTCCTCAACCTCTTTCACCTTTCTGAAGAGGTCGGAGGCAAAGACGAGATCGTTGAGGCGTTTGTTGGTCGACGTCATCACATCGTCTTTCGTTCCCTGCCATTCCTTTCGGCCCTGATAAATGAAGCAGATGTTCTCACCGATGCCCATGACAGAATTCATGTCATGCGTGTTGATGATGGTGGTCATGCCGAACTCGTGGGTGATACCCGAGAGCAGTTCGTCGATGACGAGCGAGGTTTTCGGGTCGAGCCCCGAGTTGGGTTCGTCGCAGAAGAGATATTTGGGGTTGAGCACGATGGCCCGTGCAATGGCCACGCGCTTTTGCATGCCGCCCGAGATCTCGCCGGGAAATTTATCCTGGGCATCGATAAGATTAACGCGGGCCAGACATTCCTGGGCGCGCTTGGTTCGTTCGCGTAGGGTGAGCGTGGAGAACATGTCGAGGGGAAACATCACGTTTTCGAGTACCGATAACGAGTCGAATAGGGCAGCGCTTTGGAAGATCATTCCCATCTCGCGGCGCATGTGCACTTTCTCGCGCTTCGAGAGGGTAACGAAGTTGCGCCCGTCGTAGAGCACTTGTCCCGAGGTAGGCTCGAGCAGACCGACGAGATTTTTCATCAATACGGTCTTGCCCGACCCGCTCTGTCCGATAATGAGATTCGTCTTGCCCGTTTCGAAAACGGCGTCGATGCCCTTGAGCACGGTCTTGTCGTCGAACGACTTGGTGAGTTGCCTGATTTCAATCATTTCTTTTTAGGAGTGAGGAGGAGTGAAGGAGTGAAAGGGAGTGAAGACATATGTATATGTAGGATGGAGGATGAAAGATGGATAGTCCTTATAATACGTCTTTTACTCCATTGTTGTTAAGAATGCCGTTACAATAGGCATTCAACAGTTTGCTTGCTTCTGATATGGCATTATGCAATTCTTGAAATGCGATACTATCGATATATTGTAAATCTCGCGATAAGATGATGTAGTCTCTGCATTCTTCCAAGCTACCTTGTGCAATATTCATAAAACGGAGTTTGTCTGAACGACTGATCTTCTTATATCCTTCTGCAATATTGGCTTCGATGGAGATAGCTGCTCGACGAAATTGTGAGGTTAAACCAAATTTTTCGTCATGAGGAAATAGGCGAGTCCATCTGTATACAAGTAGGACAAAAGCGTGTGCTTTTTGCCAGGCGATGATGTTTTCAAAACTAAAACTATGATTCATCTTATTTCTATTAACAAAACATTCGTCTTAACTCCTCCTCACTCCTTAACTCCTCCTTACTCCTGATTTAACTCAGTACTTGCGTGAGAAACACGTCGGAGAAGAGAATCAGTACCGAACTGCTCACTACAGCGTTTGTACTGGCTTTGCCCACCTCGACGGAGCCGCCCTCGACAGTGTAGCCGAAGTAGGACGAAACGCTCGCGATGATATAAGCAAAAAACAGACTCTTGATGATGCTCATCCACATGAACCATGGGTTGAAGGAGTGTTGGAGACCCAGGGTGAGATCGGCCGGTGTGAGGATATGCCCGATGTAGGCTGTGGCATAGGCACCGAGGATGCCCATAGCCGAACTAAAAATAACGAGGAAAGGCATAATCGTGACCAGTCCGAGAATCTTAGGCAAGATGAGATACGAGGCCGAGTTCACCCCCATGATGTCGAGCGCATCGATTTGCTGTGTTACGCGCATCGTGCCCAGTTCAGAGGCGATGTTCGAGCCTACCTTTCCGGCGAGAATCAAACACATGATGCTCGAGGAGAACTCCAGAAGCATAATCTCCCGAGTGGTGTAGCCCGACACCCACCGCGGCATCCACGGACTTTGGATGTTGAGCTTCATCTGAATACAGATCACCGCTCCGATGAAGAAGGAGATCAGCAGGACGATGCCCACCGAGTCGACCCCCAACTGAGACATCTCCTTGACATAACGCTTGAGGAACATCCGCATCCGTTCGGGTTGCGCAAACGACCGTCCCATTAAGAGGAGATATCGGCCCAGCGTGGTAAGATATTTGAGAATCAGCATAAAGAATACAACGTTGATTTTGGCTGCAAAAGTACGCAAAATATGGTAGAAAAGCATGTACCGGGTCTCTTTTATTTCCTGTTGCCACATTTAATGCCTACCTTTGCAGCCAATAAAATAAGGACTATGAACGAAATGGAAAACAACCCCGCACAGCACGCCGACACCCACATGGAACTGCGGGCTGAGGGACTTGTGAAGCGATATGGCAAGCGAACGGTGGTGAGCAACGTCTCCATCAACGTGCGACAAGGAGAAATCGTGGGGCTGCTCGGGCCGAACGGTGCAGGAAAAACCACCTCTTTTTATATGACCACCGGACTGGTCATCCCCAACGAAGGTCACATCTACATCGACAAAACCGAAATCACCGATTTCCCCGTCTACAAACGCGCTCGGGCCGGCATCGGCTATCTGCCGCAGGAGGCCAGCGTATTTCGCAAGCTCAGCGTGGAAGACAACATCATGTCCGTTTTAGAGCTCACCGGTCGGCCCCGCTCCTATCAGCTCGAAAAGCTCGAGAGCCTCATCCGGGAGTTCCGCCTGGGCAAAGTACGCCGAAACAAGGGCGACCAGCTCTCGGGCGGCGAACGTCGACGCACCGAGATAGCCCGTTGCCTGGCCATCGACCCCAAATTTATCATGCTCGACGAGCCCTTCGCCGGCGTCGACCCCATCGCCGTGGAAGACATTCAGCACATCGTTTGGCAACTCAAATACCGCAACATCGGCATCCTCATCACCGACCACAACGTTCAGGAAACCCTCACCATCACCGACCGCGCCTATCTGCTTTTCGAAGGACGCATCCTCTTCCAGGGAGCCCCCGAGGAACTGGCTGCCAACAAAATCGTGCGCGAAAAATACCTGAGCAACAGTTTTGTGTTACGGAAGAAAGATTTTCAGACTCTCGATCAGGAACGTCGAGCCAGAGAAGAATAACCTCCCTCCCTCCATTTCTCGAGAAGCACTGCTGGGCCCGCCAGCGGTGCTTCTCTCTTTTTAGTCCGACCGCTGACACCCAGGGAGGAATCCCCGCGGCGGGAAACGACCGCTGGCACCCAGGGAAGAATTCCCCGCGGCGGTGAATGGCCGCTGGCACCCAGGGAAGGATTCCCCGCGGCGGGAAATGGCCGCTGGCACCCAGGGAAGGATTCCCCGCGGCGGGAAATGGTCGCTGGCACCCAGGGAAAGATTCCCCGCCGCGGGGAAACGGCCGCGAAGAGAAAAACGGCGTCTCTGAACAGTTCAGAGACGCCGTTTTCGCCGTATTTGATGCAGAAACATTTGTCTTAACTCCCTTTCACTCCTTCACTCCTTATTCCCTTACTCCCTCTACTCCTTCCCCCTAAAAAGGCGGATGCAATATTGGCGCAGTTTCTGCGTTTGCAGAATATGGATTGGACAGACAGAATCAGACAAATGAAAATCGCCCTGGTGGTGGCTGCGGTGCTCATCGCCGTAGGCTCGTTGGTGGTATCGCACACCCTTACGCGCGACCTCGAAACCGAAGAACGACACAAAATGGAAACCTGGGCCGAAGCCATGCGGGCCCTCAACCAAGCCGACGAAAACACCGACCTGAGGCTTGTCCTCAAAGTCATTGACGAAAACAACACCATCCCCGTCATCGTTCTGAATGCCGAAGGACGGGTGCAGACCTTCCGCAACGTCAGGCTCTCGGCCCCGACTGCGGCCGACTCCATGGCACAGCTCGCCCGCATAGGACAACAACTGCGTGACCAGGGACGAGCCATCCGCATCTCGCTCGACGGTTCGAATAGAGCCGAACACATCGACGTCTGCTACGACGACTCGCTCATCCTTCAACGACTGGCCCTCTATCCCTATGTCCAATTGGGCGTCGTGCTCGTCTTCGTCGTCGTGGCCATCTTTGCCCTGCTCACCTCCAAACGGGCCGAACAAAACAAAGTGTGGGTGGGACTGTCCAAAGAAACCGCACACCAACTCGGAACCCCCATCTCCAGTCTCATGGCCTGGACCGAAATGCTTAAAGAGACCTATCCCCACGACCACCTCATCCCCGAAATGGAGAAAGACATCAGTCGGCTGCAACTCATCGCCCAACGATTCTCCAAAATCGGTTCCCGGCCCGAACCCGTCCCCGCCAACCTCAATGAGGCCCTCACGCATGTGGCCGACTACATGAACCGGCGCACCTCTCGACACATCCACCTACAAACCCATCTGCCCGAACACATGATCATCGTCCGCCTCAACAGTCCGCTCTTCGAGTGGGTGATAGAAAATCTCTGCAAAAACGCCGTAGATGCGATGAGCGATGCCGGCGGAACAATCGACATCACCCTCACGGAGACAGCAGGGAAGGCCATCGTCTCCGTGTCCGACACCGGTAAAGGCATCCGCAAAAAAGACCTCCGCAACATCTTCCGACCCGGATTCACCACCAAAAAACGCGGCTGGGGACTGGGGCTCTCGCTCGCCAAACGCATCGTCGAAGACTACCACCAAGGCCGAATCTGGGTGAAATCCTCAGAGCCAGGCCTCGGCACCACCTTCCGCATTGAGCTCCCACGATAACCCTGAACATATTTGCACATTTCAAAAGAATGTGCTACCTTTGCCCCATCTTTTAGGCAACAAAAGTAATAATTATAAGTTCTTGGCTATGCCCTTATGGACAATGCAATAAATACCAGTTGTCGTAAGGTGTAAGTATGGAGAATTCTTTTTTAAGAACAGCACATAATACACTCTTTCTTTGAACTTCTCTTCATTTACTGGAGGTGGCTTCCCTATGTTCGGGAAGCCACCTCTTGTGTATTGGGAGATCATCTCCCAGGTATGGAGAGAACGTCTCTCTCATGTGGGATGGAGAAAGGAGGGTGGGGCAGATGGGGTGGATTGGAGGGAGCGGAAATTAGAATTCGAAGAGGAGTTTGGCGTTGATTTGTCGACCGGTGAGGTAATTGGGGACGGCGTATTGCTGGGCGGTGACATCGGTGATCCAGTAGTAGCTGTTGACGTTGCTGATGCCGAGGAGGTTGAGGCAATCGATGCCGAGCCAGATGTTACGGAAGGGCGATCGTGCAGCGTGCGTCTCGTTGTTGAGCAGGCGGTAGCTCATGCCGATGTCGGCGCGTTTATAGGCGGGAGCACGGAAGGAGTGATTTTCGAGTTGGCGGTGGGGGGCGGCGAAGGGGAGCCCGTCGGCGAAAGCCAGGCGGAGCGACATTTTCCAGCGGTCGGTTCCGGGGAAGTAGTCGGTGAAGAAGAGGTTGACGGCGTAGCGTTGATCGGTGGGCAGGGGCAGAGTCTTTCCGTTGAGGAGCATGCGGGTATCCATCAGGGAGAGGTTGATCCAGGAGTCGGTTCCAGGCACAAATTCGCCATAGAGTTTGAGGTCGACGCCGGCGGCGTGTCCGCGACTGAGATTCTGACCGTAGTAGACTACTTTGACGTTGTTCACGCTGTAGGGGACGAGGTGGTTCATGGCTTTGTAATAGACTTCGGCGGTGAATTTGAAGGGGCGGCCGGAGAGGTTGAATCGGTAGTCGGCGGCAGCGATGAAGTGGATGGAACGTTGACTTTTGATGTTGCGGTTGAGGGTGGCACGGGTGATGCCGGCGGTGGTGGAGGTGTCGCGCAGTTCTTTGAAGAAGGGGGCCTGGTAGTAGAGGCCGGTGGCCAGGCGGAGGGTGATGTTGCGATTGAAGGCGGGAACGATGCCCAGCGATAGACGCGGACTGAGAATGGTCTCGCCGTTGAAGCTCCAGTGGCTCAGACGGAGGCCGTAGTTGAAGGTGAAGTGGGTGTGGCCGTGTTGACTGGTGAAGCGGTAGGTATCTTGGAGGTAGGCTTCGGTGCGACGGGCTTTGAGGGTGTTGACGGCCCGGAGACTGTAGATGAGGTTGAGGTCGCCGCCGGTGTGGGGGATGCTGTAGCCGCTGGAGTCGCGCATTTCGTATTCGGTGCTGCGTTCTTCCACGCGTTCGTGTTTGAGGCAGAGGGCGGCTTCGAGGGTATGTCCCTGCATTTTTCGGTTGAGCATGAGTTGGAGGCTTTGCACTTGCGCTTTGAGATGGTTTCGGGCATGTTCGAAGTAGGTGCCCACGCCGAGGTTTTCGCTTGTTTCGGTTTGTGTGAGCCAGTATTGGCTTTGGATGTCGTAGGTTTCGCTTTCGCGGGTATGAAAGGCGGAGGCGATGAGCGAGAGCGAGGCTTGTGGACTGAAGC from Prevotella sp. oral taxon 475 encodes:
- the trpS gene encoding tryptophan--tRNA ligase — encoded protein: MEKVVSGIRPTGNLHLGNYFGAVKSFVKMQDEYESLFFIADWHSLTTSPKPEDIQRSARVILAEYLACGIDPERAPIYVQSDVKETLELYLFLNMNMYLGELERVTTFKEKARKQPDNVNAGLLTYPTLMAADILQHRAQKVPVGKDQEQNMEMARRCARRFNHIYGVDFFPEPQNFYFNAEAVKVPGLDGSGKMGKSEGNCIYLRDDDKTIRRKVMRAVTDLGPQTPNSERPEVIENLFTFLRICSTPDAYAYFDEKWNDCSLRYGDLKKQIAEDIIKTVAPIRERIEAFSSDVDFLDRVARQGAEVARESAAATLKEVRRIIGFR
- a CDS encoding ABC transporter ATP-binding protein; protein product: MIEIRQLTKSFDDKTVLKGIDAVFETGKTNLIIGQSGSGKTVLMKNLVGLLEPTSGQVLYDGRNFVTLSKREKVHMRREMGMIFQSAALFDSLSVLENVMFPLDMFSTLTLRERTKRAQECLARVNLIDAQDKFPGEISGGMQKRVAIARAIVLNPKYLFCDEPNSGLDPKTSLVIDELLSGITHEFGMTTIINTHDMNSVMGIGENICFIYQGRKEWQGTKDDVMTSTNKRLNDLVFASDLFRKVKEVEEKR
- a CDS encoding four helix bundle protein; this translates as MNHSFSFENIIAWQKAHAFVLLVYRWTRLFPHDEKFGLTSQFRRAAISIEANIAEGYKKISRSDKLRFMNIAQGSLEECRDYIILSRDLQYIDSIAFQELHNAISEASKLLNAYCNGILNNNGVKDVL
- a CDS encoding ABC transporter permease; amino-acid sequence: MLILKYLTTLGRYLLLMGRSFAQPERMRMFLKRYVKEMSQLGVDSVGIVLLISFFIGAVICIQMKLNIQSPWMPRWVSGYTTREIMLLEFSSSIMCLILAGKVGSNIASELGTMRVTQQIDALDIMGVNSASYLILPKILGLVTIMPFLVIFSSAMGILGAYATAYIGHILTPADLTLGLQHSFNPWFMWMSIIKSLFFAYIIASVSSYFGYTVEGGSVEVGKASTNAVVSSSVLILFSDVFLTQVLS
- the lptB gene encoding LPS export ABC transporter ATP-binding protein produces the protein MNEMENNPAQHADTHMELRAEGLVKRYGKRTVVSNVSINVRQGEIVGLLGPNGAGKTTSFYMTTGLVIPNEGHIYIDKTEITDFPVYKRARAGIGYLPQEASVFRKLSVEDNIMSVLELTGRPRSYQLEKLESLIREFRLGKVRRNKGDQLSGGERRRTEIARCLAIDPKFIMLDEPFAGVDPIAVEDIQHIVWQLKYRNIGILITDHNVQETLTITDRAYLLFEGRILFQGAPEELAANKIVREKYLSNSFVLRKKDFQTLDQERRAREE
- a CDS encoding HAMP domain-containing sensor histidine kinase, whose amino-acid sequence is MDWTDRIRQMKIALVVAAVLIAVGSLVVSHTLTRDLETEERHKMETWAEAMRALNQADENTDLRLVLKVIDENNTIPVIVLNAEGRVQTFRNVRLSAPTAADSMAQLARIGQQLRDQGRAIRISLDGSNRAEHIDVCYDDSLILQRLALYPYVQLGVVLVFVVVAIFALLTSKRAEQNKVWVGLSKETAHQLGTPISSLMAWTEMLKETYPHDHLIPEMEKDISRLQLIAQRFSKIGSRPEPVPANLNEALTHVADYMNRRTSRHIHLQTHLPEHMIIVRLNSPLFEWVIENLCKNAVDAMSDAGGTIDITLTETAGKAIVSVSDTGKGIRKKDLRNIFRPGFTTKKRGWGLGLSLAKRIVEDYHQGRIWVKSSEPGLGTTFRIELPR
- a CDS encoding TonB-dependent receptor, with translation MKQILYSLFALILLAAAQPVTAQSFALQGRVVDEKMNPIELVTVAIPSQGKATLTSLKGEFRLSLQSADSVVVRFSMIGYQTRTRILRHPRGKQTLQVVMHPSDNLLGEVSVTEMRRQTGQTQTLKKDANRMGPSASGNAVEDLIQSQAGVSTHNELSSQYNVRGGAFDENSVYINNVEVYRPFLVRSGQQEGLSIINPDLVERIDFSTGGYAAKYGDKMSSALDITYKRPTHFEASAAASLLGASAYLGLGSRNLSWSNALRYKTTRYLLGSLQTHGEYRPAFLDYQTYLSYTPNPRWQLDLIANVADNHYNFTPADRETRFGTMQNVRSFRVYFDGQEKDLFRTLFASLTLTRRFSPQASLSLIASAFHTRESETYDIQSQYWLTQTETSENLGVGTYFEHARNHLKAQVQSLQLMLNRKMQGHTLEAALCLKHERVEERSTEYEMRDSSGYSIPHTGGDLNLIYSLRAVNTLKARRTEAYLQDTYRFTSQHGHTHFTFNYGLRLSHWSFNGETILSPRLSLGIVPAFNRNITLRLATGLYYQAPFFKELRDTSTTAGITRATLNRNIKSQRSIHFIAAADYRFNLSGRPFKFTAEVYYKAMNHLVPYSVNNVKVVYYGQNLSRGHAAGVDLKLYGEFVPGTDSWINLSLMDTRMLLNGKTLPLPTDQRYAVNLFFTDYFPGTDRWKMSLRLAFADGLPFAAPHRQLENHSFRAPAYKRADIGMSYRLLNNETHAARSPFRNIWLGIDCLNLLGISNVNSYYWITDVTAQQYAVPNYLTGRQINAKLLFEF